Genomic window (Arachis hypogaea cultivar Tifrunner chromosome 13, arahy.Tifrunner.gnm2.J5K5, whole genome shotgun sequence):
ctcagccacagctcatttttattttagtatgttttcttgccatcattagcttgatggtcttgatgcatgcaacttcttctttttcttggtagaTGAACATAGCGTCCATAGcttcctggacaaggaccgaagaaaagaagaaagagatgagagagaataaacAACTTAGAAGAAAAGCAATTCAATGTGATAAACCACTTTGTTGGTAAAAGTTGCTTTTACTCCCCTAGCTTAGAGTGGCGTGTATCATTATAGCCATCAATCAATTCAGCTGAAacttttctctctcatagttcccatgcatTAATTGGcaatgtaatagattttgaaatccatcacatggtgaaatgcttggatccgttggaagcattttgctttcattttatcttggtttcggaccaagcttgGAAACATTCATCATCAATAAGATTTGGGCTTTGTAGCATTGAAATTAAAACTGGCCCAATCtagttaacatttgctttcctgatgaattttGTTTCGGATCAAGCAGGGAACAAATAGGAAAGCTTTCTTTGGGCTTATAGTAACAAAATTTATCTTGGCTCAACTGGTAAAAAAAACCTTTTCAGCCaacaatcacaaaacaagaattaCATAGGGctgaattttaatttattgggCTTGGgatctttctttttatttcggCCCAATTATAAAACCTGCAacacaaatttattaattaacatatgttagatgaaaatcaaattaataattttgtaattaaatgtttaataatgtttagtcatcacaaatattaatttagagttttccaaactcatcaatctcccccttgatgacaaacattattaaaattgaaatggaaagaaatttaaaaattgagtaaagaatactccctttgaagattgaatttctccccctttctaaatgtcacatggctcccccttgatgtatgcttattttaccaagggaagcactacctgtaacattttaatcaagcttaaagaacaatgttatttagcatattatatgatgctaaatgcttgatttatgagcagttttaattgataatcaaaactcatttgatatcataaactgattttcTGCTCAAAGTTTTTCATAcattaaaatagtatctaaatatttttcaaacatttttctgTGAGGATATCAGAGTAAACAAAATGATGGAAAAATATTTAAAGTACACATGATCAAAACAAGGCAGTTtttatactttatataatttaaaggaactgccaaaataagttttcaatccaACAAGTTTATCAATTATAAATCAACAGCCAGGcatcaaaataaatcaaacatcattatAAACCAAATGCCATATGCAGTTCAAGCAGCAGTGACCATGGTAAAACAAATGCAATAACacatgcattctttgaacaagggtgatcatgaattttcaaattgaaaatttcatcccctgttctTATCCCCTGTTCCAGTTTCAATTTTAGAAACTtaatttcctcccccttttgtcatcacgGGGGCACCTGCACAAAATATGATTAACACAACAAAATATTCAAGATAAAGTAGCAGAAGTATATCACAGTATCCTAGAGATTATCCTAGAGcagtgagtatcaagtcatgctcctacaaaaaaaaaaaaacagattgaGCCTAATGGAGCCAATATCAAATAACATTAAAACAATAGTCATCAATCATCTGATAGATGAAAAGCAAAGTCCTCAGCGCCTTCTTCACTATTATCTCCCAGATCCTCCTTAAGGGTTGCTAACATCAGGCCAaccctttctttgcaatttttccaAGCTTTCTCGCTCTCAGAGGCTTTCTTGCGAGCCTCTTTGTGAGATTGAATCATCATGTCTGCCATGTTTGAGAATTCACCCAAAATTTCTTTGATGGATTTGACTGTTTTGGAAGACTCTGGCCGAGTCTCATTGTCACTATCCGATCCCACATATTTGCCCCCTTTGGTTCCTTAGTCGCTCCTCCTCCTCTAATTGAGGATACTTTATTTTCCACTGCCTCATTCAACAGATCAACTTTAAAGTATTCAAAAATTCTTGTTAAAAACATACCATAAGGCAGATTAGCCTTTTTGGTGCTTCTAACAGAATCCCACATATGCCTAATCATAATATAGCCAAAAGATATAGGAGTAGAGGTAACCAAAGCAAATAATATGAGACAGTCAGAAAATGTTACTCGGTTGTGTGAGCCGCTTTGGGGAGTCAAAATATGGGTGATGATTCGGTGAAGCAGAGAGTTGACTGGTCCTAGAGCTTTGCGGGTTGGAATCGTTCCATGCAAGCCAGAAAGATTCTCGCAAATGTGCTGAAGAACTGCTTTGTATGAAACGCCAACTTGTGTATCCCATTTATCTACCATATACGCTCGCGGTCCTTCATCCTTGAAGCCCAGGGCCGCTCCAATGGTCTCAGAATCAAGGGCTATTTGAACCATTTTGACATAGGAATGAAGAGTGCCGTCAATGAGTCGCATATTGGCGTAGAACTCTCGGATGAGGCCAGGATAGACTAGTTTCTGGATGAGAAGAAGGGGCTTCCAGTTGAGGAGTTCAAACAGAGAGGAGATGTTGATGTCCTTGTTAGTGAGAGTGTCGAGATTCACAAGGTAGGTTGTACATAGATGACGTTTTTCCATAACCTCATTGTGAAACTCAAAAGAAGTACAAGAGTTGAATCTGCTAGGATCAAAGTGGGAGTGAGTCTTGCCATACTTGTTTCTGAATTCCAGGGATTTCAAGTTTGGAGGTTCGGTGGTGTCGTGAAGAGCAAAACCCTTCGTCTTTTGAGCACTCTTCCCGGATGCATGGGGAGTTGATCTCTTTGGTGGTGATTGTGGAGGGGAAGGAATGGGAGAAGTATGAGACTCCTCTTCTTCTGTCACGGGAAcacttttcttcttccttgaggAAGTTTTTGTGGCAATAACCTTTCTTCTCATTGTGTCTGTGCGTTTTGATGGGGGTGAGGGTGATGAAGATGATATAGaatggatgtgaatgtgtgtgtgtgattgtggAGTAGACTGTTTTTGAGAGAATAGAAGCCTTTCACTTTTTCTTGGcgcggttttctttttcatggtgatGGAAGAATGAAATATGAAAGGTTAGGGAGATAACCGAATTGAGTGGGAGAGAGAACCAAGGTGAGTGACGAATTAAATGAGGTTTGGAGAGAGAATATGAAGAGAGTAATGACCATTAGTGGGCGGTTAATGACCATTATGGGTGGTTATTACCCAAAAAAAATGATTTCCCTCTTAACTTTTGAAATCTAAAACTGAAAAGTTGTTGCcttaaatcaagggattagatggagagaaggattttgatttgacaataaccacttccaaAAAGATTTGATGACACAAGAAGGAGATTCTTATTTGTAGAGAGATAACTGCCATAACTGTTAAGGTGGGGTCAAGAGGttttggtggggcccataaaaTTTGAACTTCAgcgttgcctcccccttgatCATAGCTCCTCCAACAAGCTtgcatttttatctcgtccaaacctacgagacaaaactggacagtgttaaaaaaattcacaaattttcaatgaaacttaaatcaaacattcccaaactttttcttaaGCTAcaaaatctgtcttcacagaggggttttgtaaaaatattagcaatttggtcttcagattttacaaattgaatatcaatagttcccttttgtacatgtttcctaataaagtgatattttatctcaatatgctttgttcttgagtgcaaaacaggattttttgaaatgtttatagcactcatattatcacaaaataagggtatactattgattttcaatttgtaatcttctaattgtgtttttaaccaaattaattgagtgcaacatgcagatgcggaaatgtattctgcttcagcggtggataaagccactgtggcttgtttcttgcttgaccacatgttgagtgagcttccaaggaagcaacacatgccggacatgcttcttctatccactctatctcccgcataatctgcatcacaaaactctactgcacaaaagtcatcagatttaggataccataatccataatcacaagttcccttaatatatctaatgatgcgcttaacagccgtgagatgggattcttttgggtgagattggaaccttgaacatacacccacactttggacaatatctggtctagaggaggtaagatacatgagtgaacctatcattcccctataccttgtttcatccacatcttgaccatcatcatccttttcaagttttgtgttaggatgcattggagtccccattgatttggaattttctaggccaaactttttgatgagctcttttgcatactttccttggtaaataaaagtaccactaggagttgtttaatttggaggccaagaaagaaagtaagttctcccattaaactcatttcaaactcactagtcatgagttttccaaactcttcacacaaggaaatgttggccgatccaaatacaatgtcatcaacataaacttgaacaaggagtatatcatcattagatgctttaataaataaagtagtgtcggtggtacccctttgaaattgattttccaataagaaggcactaagcctttcataccaagctcttggagcttgtctaagaccataaagagccttagttagtTTGAAAACgtgatttggaaactctttatgttcaaaaccagggggttgtgccacatacacttctctatcaataaagccattaaggaaagcacacttaacatccatttgaaacattttgaaacctttatgggcggcataggcaagaagcaatctaattgcttccattctagctaccggagcaaaagactcatcaaaatctataccctcttcttgatcataaccttgggccactaatctagccttgttacgaacaacttgtccatcctcaccaagtttatttttaaatacccacttagtactcgttaccttcttaccatccggatgaggtactaatgtccaaacctcattcttgtcaaattgagctagctcctcttgcatggccttgacccatgatggatcttcaagagcttttttgacattgttgggctccatttgtgacaagaaagcaaagttgctaggttcggtttgccttttggtggaggatcttgttgttacaccatgagagggatcaccaatgatgaagtcatgagaataacccctcatagacttccattctctaggctttcggacaggtgtagagctttgatgaacttctggtggtctcactgtttcagttgctcgtgcctgctcaggagacaaaatggaaatgtctcctccaatctgacgagacaaaattgggctgacagattcttcattttgcacagatttgagattttctttatttgttccagcCTCTTCATAATCTGAATCAATATCCTTCACAATAtttcccaacagccacaatttttccttttgcatcatcaccgaaagtgacaagccctccatcatattcatcaagctttatgaagaaggttgtctttccggtgaTATGCCTAGAATATCCGCTATCTATATACCacatattttcattctttttggatgctaggcacacttACAAAAACAAgcttaagtaaccttaggtatccaaatctttttggatccttttacgttaaaccatcttctatgtcctaagccattgtaatcaaaaacaattttataaacctTATCACCGaccattctttcaccaaagaagcattgaatgggaaaatgtccattccgattgcatagtctacaaaatcttggagttgctgttttgttaaagtaggtgggatcttgaaatcttgtatcattagaagatgaagcaatattttcaaaGTGAGATTTTTCAGATTTATAGAACCCCAACCCAACCTTATCATAAAGagatttttgactagccaagatgtgattcagattttcagaactttgggtgaacttggctaagtcttccttaagtcttttaacctctttaagcaactcttcattttgcttaaaacaatctacatatgcaagaacagaatggttactttcacagctTCTAACTTGGGCTCTTAACTGTTTATTCTCTTCAACAAggtcacaagcagtttcggcctctcttattttttcttttaaaaaactgTTTTCAGCCTTgagaatggtgatttgttgttcaagttcttgattttccagcagaaaacatcttattttttcagaaaggtggtctatcataagataaAGATCTTCAGTattagggttatgaaagactacctggtCTATGTGGTCTGCTATGAGACAtgtttgtgacttggtctcggtttcatcatcatcatcagagtcattctccaagtcttcccatgagGCCAttagtcctttcttctttcctttttttggcttttcttccttctttaacttgggacaatcagatttgaaatgccccatttccttgcagttgTAGCAAGtcactttgctaaggtctttcttcactctccttgagctgctgcctttgcttttgagcttagccattttcttgaattttttgcaAACAatacaaactcattttcagaagagttatcactggattcttCGTCCAGAGGGTTAGTCATAGAAGAAAaatcaattcctttcttttttgaatccttttttaaataggtgttttcaaaagcaagaagatttcctctcaaatcatcaagtgtcatggaatctaagctactgctctcagaaataattaaagctttagtttcccactcttttgtgagacatctcaacactcttctcactagcataGATTCAGAGTGTGTAATTctcagagcatctaagccaacaatgatggcattgaaccgttcgaacagttcatcaatggactttccttccttcattgcaaacatttcatactctctattcaacatgtctgtccgagtcttctttacaatggtggttccttcatgggtgatttgcaatttgtcccagatttcctttgctattgtgcatcttgatacccgtcggtactcctcgaagctgatagcacagttgagcagattaactgccttggcatttaattctatcttctttctatcttcctcagtccatcttgcttctggtttgagagagactactccttcagcacttgtaaCAGTTGGATATTGAGGTCCTTCCAAGATGAttttccaaagtctgtaatccactgcttgtacaaatatcttcatcctctccttccaataggtataatttttcccattgaaaagaggtggtctgttgcttgattgaccttcagtcagattataggacaccacatttgcgccactgttttctgccatgaggatctttactccaagctgcaaagcttgatctctttgagaccaagctctgataccaattgatggtttcagtggctaagagaaggggggttgaatcttagcccccttttttgttgctaacacttgctgaatTCAGAGAAGACTTTTCTGTTTTGGCTCGTCTCTagacacgagactttttcttttatctCGTCCCTAGTCACGAGACTTTTTGTATTGTCTCGTCACTTTGCACGAGACATTtttagtttttgctcctgtgcagtataAAACAGAAATAGAGAGGGAGAAAagaaagattacacccagatatatcctggttcagctgctaagtgcagtgcagcctacatccagtctccatcacaacaatgatggaatttcactataatcaacctgattacaaactgtaaagtgctaacccaacttacaaggggattcccacagaatcatgaaacacaacatagatgaacaaaggaactctaagacatctatggctttttcttttaattttgcactctctgccttttttcgctctatggctttttcatacaaacctcactgtttgccttttttccatgagactcaagacatgacaaaattaaacagaaaaatacaaaacagaatacattgaaggagaagagaaaactgttagctcaggtagctctaagAATTCTGTGCCTTGCCCTCTCAaatttttctccttgcttcaaacagtggctgttctctctttttaaagaagaggggagcctccacacttgaagccaacacccaaaccaacttcttcctccttcaacaaacagaaccggttcggccacatagagagagaagagataaccatgcaaacccaacatgcaattacctctagtcctttcttgatcatcacccttcatcaatctgagctctccatccttggcttgctctccaagatggatttctggcccttgatgcttcatgatgataatgacttcatctgcttcaatctctgcctcaaccatcacttcgccactctagctacttcctgtggtggttaaaCAGagtcaaagacaagccatgcttcaagaatctcccttgctggctgaatcttcatcttccatttttgagcatgaagagctcaagattgcttcaccaaatctaaccatatttggtgaaaatctcagccacagctcatttttattttagtatgttttcttgccatcattagcttgatggtcttgatgcatgcaacttcttctttttcttggtagaTGAACATAGCGTCCATAGcttcctggacaaggaccgaagaaaagaagaaagagatgagagagaataaacAACTTAGAAGAAAAGCAATTCAATGTGATAAACCACTTTGTTGGTAAAAGTTGCTTTTACTCCCCTAGCTTAGAGTGGCGTGTATCATTATAGCCATCAATCAATTCAGCTGAAacttttctctctcatagttcccatgcatTAATTGGcaatgtaatagattttgaaatccatcacatggtgaaatgcttggatccgttggaagcattttgctttcattttatcttggtttcggaccaagcttgGAAACATTCATCATCAATAAGATTTGGGCTTTGTAGCATTGAAATTAAAACTGGCCCAATCtagttaacatttgctttcctgatgaattttGTTTCGGATCAAGCAGGGAACAAATAGGAAAGCTTTCTTTGGGCTTATAGTAACAAAATTTATCTTGGCCCAACtgataaaaaaaaaaccttttcagccaacaatcacaaaacaagaattaCATAGGGctgaattttaatttattgggCTTGGgatctttctttttatttcggCCCAATTATAAAACCTGCAacacaaatttattaattaacatatgttagatgaaaatcaaattaataattttgtaattaaatatttaataatgtttagtcatcacaaatattaatttagagtttttcaaactcatcaataaaGATAATCAAAATTTAGCTAGACTTCATTGTCATAACTCAtaagtaatataaaatagatCCAATGCTGTGTTAAATAAAGTAGAATTTAGATGTAGATGTCTTTATGTAAAGTTGCTAATTAAGACATAACAATTTAGTCAaatgtattaaattatttaatacttTTGGACTAataatttcatatgaaaataactctttacccttaaataataattttgtattttgctATACACAAAACAAACAGGGAAGACATTTGAGACAATAGATCCGAGAACAGGAGAGGTAATAGTGAAGATCAGTGAGGGAACTAAAGAAGACATTGATGCTGCTGTTGCAGCGGCGCGTGAGGCATTTGACACTGGTCCATGGCCCCGCATGACCGGAGTTGTACGGACTTTTATCCCTCTTTAATTTCTTCTGTTATTTTTTCTAGAACTACTACTGTATAGAAAGCCAACACGTAATTGTAAATTCAGGTGGTTaacaaaatttgttattttttattaatatttaactaataaatctatttttatattaaattttaaaagtaaaatattaatttaaaatattagttaatattaataaaaaatattagtatctaatattttttaattaaaataaaaaatttaatttttatatattatgtacaaaaataattttatacgtacattacatttaattatataatattatgttagtaaaaataatttttttatattaattgtctGAAAATTCATTAAAAACGGACTTGATTATTGTAGAAATGTGTAAAAATTAAGTTGGCCACAATTATCTAACATCTATTCACAATAATGTCAGATCAACGTTTTTTCTATATTGTTTTAGGGTTAGTTATGTTGCATTTCGTTGACTAAGGGAGAATATTTTGCcaaccccctcccccccccccctttttttttccctctttttctctttctgaataataaaagagagtaaatgaataaaatataagCATAGGTTTGGGTGTTAATGATATTGGCTGGtgtggaaatgaaaatgaacagGAAAGAGCAAAAATTATGGTGAAATGGGCAGAGCTTATTGAAGAAAATGGAGAAGAATTAGCGGCATTGGACACCATTGAAGCTGGTTTGCTATACCAATTAACCAAGTTTGGGATTCCCGCAGCAGCGGATATGTTGCGGTACTATGCTGGTGCTGCTGACAAGATTCATGGGGAGGTATTGAAGAGTTCTGGACAGTTCCATGCATACACATTAATGGAACCAATTGGTGTTGTTGGACACATCATCCCTTGGAATGTTCCTCTTATGATGTTCTTCACCAAGGTTGCACCTTCCATTGCAGCTGGCTGCACCATGGTCCTCAAACCCGCTGAACAGACCCCTCTCTCTGCTTTATTTGTTGCTCATCTAGCTAAGCTGGCATGTCTCTATTAattaattcattcattcatttcctTAACTAACTTATTTTTGAGTATATATTCAAATAAGTTTCTAAAGAGTTTCTAggtttttaacttatttttgtcacaagaaaattttattatgttaggattttttacttaataaaaataagacatataaGTCTTTTCattatacttttaataatttatttatccaaataaaaataatagatatgactaagttaataatttatatatcttatttttataaaatttaaaaacttaaatataataaaaaaaaaattttgaatgcaAACGTTCGAGTTAAATTTTTTAGGACCTATTTGGGTATAtagactttattttttgtttttttgttttttttgtaagagtaacataaataattatattattccaATAAATTGAAGGCTGGAGTTCCGGATGGAGTGCTTAATGTAGTACCGGGATTCGGTCCGACTGCAGGTGCTGCAATAAGCTCACACATGGAGATTGATAAGGTTAGCTTTACCGGTTCAGTTGAAACAGGGCGTGAAGTGATGCATGCGGCAGCTAGTAGCAATTTGAAGGCGGTTTCACTTGAATTAGGTGGCAAGTCTCCCCTCATTATTTTTGATGATGCTGATCTTGACAAAGCCGCTGACCTTGCATTCTTCGGCATGTTCTTGAACAAGGCATGTGGAATTGTGCTGTGCTTGCTTTCGTTACATCGAATAAACAAGCTAAGGCTAAGGCTAAGTCTAAGCAacattttttgtaatttcagggaGAAATATGTGCTGCTGGTTCTCGTGTGTACGTTCAGGAAGGGATCTATGATGAGCTTGAGAAGAAGTTGGTGGAGAAGGCAAAAGCTTGGGTTGTTGGAGATCCTTTTGATCCTAAAACCAACCAAGGACCTCAGGTATATATATGTAATTATTAATTGGCTGGATGGTCtaatatataacataaaaaaattgaattgcagGCTGACAAGAACCAATTTGATAAAATTCTTTCCTACATTGAGCATGGAAAGAAAGAGGGAGCTACTCTTTTGACCGGGGGTAAATCCATCGGCACCAAGGGCTACTTCATTGAACCTACAATTTTCTCTCATGTAAAGGTAAATTCCAAGTCCACAATGTATCAAATTGGATAATTAGATAATAAATCATCACCAtgcaatattttgtttttattcattaGGAGGACATGCGTATAACTCAGGATGAAATATTTGGCCCCGTGATGACGTTAATGAAGTTTAAGTAAGCTAAATCAATCACTTCAATATATTATTTAGGTAATTATGATTGATGAGTTAATTATATATGAGAATGTACATTCAACAGGACAATTGAGGAAGCCATTAAGAGGGCAAACAATACAAGATACGGGTTAGCAGCGGGGATAGTGACAAAGAACATAGACACAGCAAACACAATGTCAAGGTCCATTCGCGCAGGCATTGTTTGGATCAATTGCTATTTGATTCTTGAGAGTGACATTCCTTTTGGAGGGTACAAGATAAGTGGATTTGGTGGAAAAGATCTCGGTTTGAATGCACTTCACAAGTACTTGCAACTTAAATCTGTTGTaactcccatttacaattctCCTTGGCATTGAATATTATATGTAACGTAATGTATCCCACTCCCTCCCATTTACACTTTAAATATCTATCTCCATCATCTCGTTAATAAAAATGGGAGGTTGCATGCGGTCAATTTTCCATGTCTATGCAAGCACACTCTTGGATCTTATATATGTATTCTATATTTAGGGTACTCTTCtatttattatcattatattgCCCCTATATATTTGTTAGATGAACTCAAAGTAACGGAGAAATGAGATGATTCTGTTCTTGATTTCACTGATTGTGCTATATATACATGTTATGAATGTGACTAACTAACTCTGATACACCTAACTACTATCTTAAGTAACTGATAATGCTTgttttcattaattaattaattaaattgaacaGAGCACACCAGAACAAGTTAACAAATACCTCTTCCGCCCTATAAGAATTTAGTGCAATTTAatggaaatatataataataataataataataataataataataataataataataataataataataataataataatatatgtattttctTTAGTTTGGTCGCCGTGTATATATGCTCCTCTTCTTTCAGGAGAGTTTTGAGCCATTATTTGAATTACCCCGAGAAAAGACATTAGTTGAAATTTATTAAATTGGATCATtctagtatatttatattatgatGATTATGATGACTATGGTATTTTAGAAAAGTATtggcaaaattaaaataatatttttttataattaaataacatttttttaaaatattacttaaaaaatatattaccaaaatataaaaaaataacacttGTGT
Coding sequences:
- the LOC112738120 gene encoding aldehyde dehydrogenase family 2 member C4 translates to MVDNGVSDSLFKMPTIKFTKLFINGHFVDSISGKTFETIDPRTGEVIVKISEGTKEDIDAAVAAAREAFDTGPWPRMTGVERAKIMVKWAELIEENGEELAALDTIEAGLLYQLTKFGIPAAADMLRYYAGAADKIHGEVLKSSGQFHAYTLMEPIGVVGHIIPWNVPLMMFFTKVAPSIAAGCTMVLKPAEQTPLSALFVAHLAKLAGVPDGVLNVVPGFGPTAGAAISSHMEIDKVSFTGSVETGREVMHAAASSNLKAVSLELGGKSPLIIFDDADLDKAADLAFFGMFLNKA